The region AGCGTGCCCAGGACCATCGAGGCCATCCGCGCCCTCGCATGACGAGCACGCCGCCACCGTGCCGCCCCGACGAGACGGCGGCGGCCCACTCGACGGCCAAGCCACCACCGCCCCACCGGGGCAAGCACCTTGCTCAGGTAAGTCAAGCCGGTCCAGTAGCTCGCGTGCGTCAGACCGGTCCAGCACCGAGACGGAGCGCCACCAGCCGCGGCAGACGCCGGCGCATCTCCTCGTCGTCCGCGAAGTCGAACGGCTCACCCATACCGTCACCGGCCTCCGCATCGACGGCCGCGCGAGCGCAGACAAAGGCCGCCCAGTCCGCCCAGAAAGCAGAAGCGTCACCGGTCAGCCGCTCATACGCCGTGGGCGCGACGAAGTGGAAGTCCTCGTCGAAGACGACACTCTCGTCCCCGTCGGCCGCCGCGCGACGCACCGCAGAATGCTCGGCGAGTGCATCGGGGCAGACCACTGCCCGTTCGTACCAATCACGACCGAGCGCCACCAGACCCGCAGTGAAGTCGGTCAGCTTCTCGGCCCTAAAGGACCGGGCCTGCAGCTCAGTGCGTGACTGGCTGCCACGTTCCTGCCGCGTCTGGGCCGCTACTACCGTGGGGTGGTGGTGGCCGGGACGGGTGACTGCCGCCCCTCGTTCCACACGGTTACGCCGCGCCGGGCGATGTTGTGGGAAGCGTTCCGGTCCGCGTGCGCAACGACGCCGCAGCCCCGGCAGATGAAACGACCCTGGTCCACACGGTTCTTCCTGTCCGTGTGTCCGCACTCGCAGCACATCTGCGAGGTGTAGGCAGCATCGACGTGGACCAGCGGGACGCCGTCGCGCTGCGCCTTGTAGACGAGGAACTGCCCGAGCTGGGCGAAGGCCCAGGAGTGCAGCGTGACCCGCTGGGGC is a window of Streptomyces zhihengii DNA encoding:
- a CDS encoding DUF4240 domain-containing protein; the protein is MERGAAVTRPGHHHPTVVAAQTRQERGSQSRTELQARSFRAEKLTDFTAGLVALGRDWYERAVVCPDALAEHSAVRRAAADGDESVVFDEDFHFVAPTAYERLTGDASAFWADWAAFVCARAAVDAEAGDGMGEPFDFADDEEMRRRLPRLVALRLGAGPV
- a CDS encoding zinc ribbon domain-containing protein; translated protein: PQRVTLHSWAFAQLGQFLVYKAQRDGVPLVHVDAAYTSQMCCECGHTDRKNRVDQGRFICRGCGVVAHADRNASHNIARRGVTVWNEGRQSPVPATTTPR